The Balnearium lithotrophicum genomic sequence AGGTCTCCCAAGACCAATGCACATGTTGAAAGGTTCATACAGACGGTGGAGAAGGAACTGTGGATGATAGAAGGGACTGAGCCGACAGTTGATGAGATGAACAGGAAGTTATTTAGGTATCTAAACTTTTACAACTTCGTTAGGCCTCATCAAGGTCTTGGTTATAAGACTCCAGTAGAGAAGTTTGAGGAATATATTAAAAAACTCCAGGGTGTCCACCATGTATTGAACGAGAACAGGAGGTTGACTTTCCCAAAATTTGGCTTATCTCTCTTATCGAGTATCCTTTTTCCCTGAGCTCTCTTGCTTTTTCTTTCAGCCTTTTCCTTTTCAAACTTCTCCTCCTCTTTTTGGGGGAAAGCCCGCAGGAGGCGGGCTCTTTAAAATTCGGGGTTTTTGATTTTTTCCCATTCGTCAATCTTTCTCTTGGCTGTTTCGAGCATCTCTATGAGCTTGGAGGCTTCCTCTGGAGTGAGTTCCTTTGAGGAGGTTTTCCCGAATTCAGATTCCATCAACTGGTGGAGGGAGTT encodes the following:
- a CDS encoding integrase core domain-containing protein, with translation RSPKTNAHVERFIQTVEKELWMIEGTEPTVDEMNRKLFRYLNFYNFVRPHQGLGYKTPVEKFEEYIKKLQGVHHVLNENRRLTFPKFGLSLLSSILFP